The following coding sequences are from one Plasmodium gaboni strain SY75 chromosome 10, whole genome shotgun sequence window:
- a CDS encoding putative 60S ribosomal protein L30e, translated as MAKKSKKSAGDNINAKLQLVMKSGKYQFGRKSCLKALRTGKGKLVIVSSNCPAIQRSVIEYYAMLSKCGVHDYHGDNNDLGTACGKLFRISCLVITDVGDSDIIKTNE; from the exons atggcaaaaaaatcaaaaaagAGTGCGGGAGATAATATTAACGCAAAATTACAACTTGTTATGAAATCTGGGAAATATCAATTCGGAAGAAAATCATGTTTAAAGGCTTTAAGAACAGGAAAAG gCAAACTTGTTATTGTAAGTAGTAACTGCCCAGCTATTCAAAGAAGTGTAATTGAATATTACGCTATGCTTTCAAAATGTGGAGTTCATGATTATCATGGAGATAACAACGATCTAGGTACTGCATGTGGTAAATTATTTCGTATCAGTTGCTTAGTTATAACAGATGTTGGAGATTCTGATATCATCAAGACCaatgaataa